Proteins co-encoded in one Methylobacterium sp. WL1 genomic window:
- a CDS encoding cytochrome c3 family protein — translation MAQLFTPGADATYRLALMTGVACLVGLPVLAAGIVRSNYVTGVGIAPAQPLPFSHKHHSGELGIQCRYCHTTVDKEATAGIPPTHTCMTCHSQIWTGSTMLKPVRDSYAQDKPLEWVRLNKLPQYVYYNHSVHVTKGIGCSTCHGDVTSMQMTYRANAFEMQFCLDCHRAPEKYVRTPDQVWNMTWKPPADQATLGPKLVAEYHIRGGARLTECGICHR, via the coding sequence ATGGCGCAGCTTTTCACCCCCGGCGCGGACGCGACCTACCGGCTCGCCCTGATGACCGGTGTGGCCTGCCTGGTCGGCCTGCCCGTGTTGGCGGCCGGGATCGTGCGCTCGAACTACGTTACTGGCGTCGGCATCGCGCCGGCCCAGCCCCTGCCGTTCAGCCACAAGCACCATTCCGGCGAGCTCGGCATCCAATGCCGGTATTGCCACACCACCGTCGACAAGGAGGCCACCGCCGGCATCCCGCCGACCCATACCTGCATGACCTGCCACTCGCAGATCTGGACCGGGTCGACGATGCTCAAGCCGGTGCGCGACAGCTACGCGCAGGACAAGCCGCTGGAATGGGTGCGGCTGAACAAGCTGCCGCAATACGTTTACTACAACCACTCGGTGCATGTGACGAAGGGCATCGGCTGCTCGACCTGCCACGGCGACGTGACGTCGATGCAGATGACCTATCGGGCGAACGCCTTCGAGATGCAGTTCTGCCTCGATTGCCACCGGGCGCCGGAGAAGTACGTGCGCACGCCCGATCAGGTCTGGAACATGACCTGGAAGCCGCCGGCCGACCAGGCGACGCTGGGTCCGAAGCTGGTGGCCGAATACCATATCCGCGGCGGTGCGCGGCTCACCGAGTGCGGGATCTGCCACCGATGA
- a CDS encoding murein L,D-transpeptidase family protein, whose protein sequence is MPLPIPRSLAAGLVLLTVCGSVAAQAGKADAPIPAATLALMAQKGTSAAAPVLFRAYKKESEIEVWKKGPAGYVHIKTFPICRWSGQLGPKRKSGDRQTPEGFYSVPRRQMNPNSHYYLSFDVGYPNAYDRAHGGTGSAVMVHGICSSMGCFAMTDGTVGEIYAIAREALNGGQAAFQFQSYPFRMSAENMARHRTDPNIGFWRELKAGSDRFEASKEELQVSVVAGRYAFAPSRDPAREAAVATHRAIEEARMAALAESGEPAVRTTYSDGGQHAFWAAYTARGGAVGDVSRPEALAFAGQEVVVVPGHRAPRPVPEAVWAAWAAPDSALALRRMAGFVPVYDRAPDPFGALAGRLPARYGDGLPAMLAAGLGWAPGAVGGPLIPGSANAGLVASAARF, encoded by the coding sequence ATGCCCCTCCCGATACCGAGATCCCTCGCCGCCGGCCTCGTGCTGCTGACCGTCTGCGGTTCCGTCGCGGCGCAGGCTGGGAAGGCCGACGCGCCGATCCCGGCCGCGACGCTCGCCCTGATGGCGCAGAAGGGCACCAGTGCCGCCGCCCCGGTGCTGTTCCGGGCCTACAAGAAGGAATCCGAGATCGAGGTCTGGAAGAAGGGCCCGGCCGGGTACGTCCACATCAAGACCTTCCCGATCTGCCGCTGGTCCGGCCAGCTCGGCCCCAAGCGCAAGAGCGGCGACCGGCAGACCCCGGAGGGGTTCTATTCGGTGCCCCGGCGCCAGATGAACCCGAACTCGCACTATTACCTGTCCTTCGATGTCGGCTACCCCAACGCCTACGATCGCGCCCATGGCGGCACCGGCTCGGCCGTGATGGTGCACGGCATCTGCTCGTCGATGGGCTGCTTCGCCATGACCGACGGCACGGTCGGGGAGATCTACGCCATCGCCCGCGAGGCCCTGAACGGCGGGCAGGCGGCGTTCCAGTTCCAGTCCTACCCGTTCCGGATGAGTGCCGAGAACATGGCCCGCCACCGCACCGACCCGAACATCGGGTTCTGGCGCGAGCTCAAGGCCGGCTCGGACCGGTTCGAGGCGAGCAAGGAGGAGCTGCAGGTCTCGGTCGTCGCCGGCCGCTACGCCTTCGCGCCGTCCCGGGACCCCGCGCGGGAAGCCGCCGTCGCGACCCACCGCGCCATCGAGGAAGCCCGGATGGCGGCGCTCGCCGAATCCGGCGAGCCGGCCGTGCGCACCACCTATTCCGACGGCGGCCAGCACGCCTTCTGGGCGGCCTACACCGCCCGGGGCGGCGCGGTCGGCGACGTCAGCCGCCCCGAGGCGCTGGCCTTCGCCGGCCAGGAGGTGGTGGTCGTGCCGGGTCACCGGGCGCCGCGGCCGGTGCCGGAGGCGGTGTGGGCCGCCTGGGCCGCCCCCGATTCCGCCCTCGCGTTGCGGCGAATGGCGGGCTTCGTCCCGGTCTACGACCGGGCCCCGGACCCGTTCGGGGCGCTGGCTGGCCGGCTCCCGGCGCGCTACGGCGACGGCCTGCCCGCGATGCTGGCGGCGGGCCTGGGTTGGGCCCCGGGCGCGGTCGGCGGGCCGCTGATTCCCGGCAGCGCCAACGCCGGGCTTGTCGCATCCGCCGCGCGGTTCTAA
- a CDS encoding MBL fold metallo-hydrolase, with translation MSKCSEPTIRAADEGLVLRFWGVRGSTPVSGPQYAEFGGNTPCLEVRCGERMFVVDAGSGIYNLGQGHRTDLPREVDLLFSHLHLDHTAGLPFFKPAVLDCDRVINTYCGNLGGESAGPTLDRLFAPPLFPVTLDRLCCTFNHHGFEAGQSLTFPDGARVDTILLNHPQGSVGYRFEHGGQRLCLISDIEHSDPWPDPELARFVEGADLMVYDGMFTDGEYPTCRGWGHSTWQKGVELARTAGVKALAIIHLHPAHSDTALRDMEADLKAEMPTAFIARESQSITVGAPRSVSRGADGRPAVAREIRRRIKVA, from the coding sequence ATGTCCAAGTGTTCCGAGCCGACTATCCGTGCGGCCGACGAGGGCCTCGTCCTCCGATTCTGGGGCGTCCGTGGCTCGACTCCGGTCAGCGGTCCGCAATACGCCGAATTCGGCGGCAACACGCCGTGCCTCGAGGTGCGCTGCGGGGAGCGGATGTTCGTGGTCGATGCCGGCTCCGGCATCTACAACCTCGGTCAGGGCCACCGCACCGATCTCCCCCGGGAAGTCGACCTCCTGTTCAGCCACCTGCACCTCGACCACACGGCGGGCCTCCCGTTCTTCAAGCCGGCAGTCCTCGACTGCGACCGGGTGATCAACACCTATTGCGGCAATCTCGGCGGCGAATCGGCCGGCCCGACGCTCGATCGTCTGTTCGCGCCGCCGCTGTTCCCGGTTACGCTCGACAGGCTGTGCTGCACGTTCAACCATCACGGCTTCGAGGCCGGGCAGTCCCTGACGTTCCCGGATGGCGCCCGGGTCGACACGATCCTGCTGAACCACCCGCAGGGCTCGGTGGGCTATCGCTTCGAGCATGGCGGCCAGCGCCTGTGCCTGATCAGCGACATCGAGCACAGCGACCCCTGGCCGGATCCCGAGCTGGCGCGGTTCGTCGAAGGCGCCGACCTGATGGTCTACGACGGCATGTTCACCGACGGCGAGTATCCGACCTGCCGCGGCTGGGGCCACTCCACCTGGCAGAAGGGCGTCGAGCTGGCCCGGACGGCCGGGGTCAAGGCGCTGGCGATCATCCACCTGCATCCGGCCCATTCGGATACGGCGCTGCGCGACATGGAGGCGGACCTCAAGGCGGAGATGCCCACCGCCTTCATCGCCCGCGAGAGCCAGAGCATCACGGTCGGCGCGCCGCGTTCGGTGAGCCGGGGCGCCGACGGCCGGCCGGCGGTGGCGCGGGAGATCCGCCGCCGGATCAAGGTCGCCTGA
- a CDS encoding complex I NDUFA9 subunit family protein, translating to MPASTAATGPLRPQSQLVTIFGGSGFLGRHVVRALAKRGYRIRVAVRRPDLALFLQPLGKVNQIVAVQANLRYPESVARAAERSDVVINLVGILQETGSQSFARLQVEGAAEIARAAARQGARMIHVSAIGADPASPSHYARTKAEGEARIFATCPDAVVFRPSLVFGPGDSFFNRFAGLARALPVLPLAGGQSRFQPVFVGDVAEAIARAVDGAVPGGKVYELGGPEVATLEHLVRYMLKTIQRKRAVVDLPLPVAKLQARFLEVADTLTFGLLPDSLKLTRDQVILLQNDNVVSEAAKAEGRTIEALGISPTAAEAVVPGYLWPFRKAGQFATDRDEEHLAEVPDMVASTPMAAGSQHRPQTASGPAIGADAGSSPGSAQSRMGTRWGTRTMN from the coding sequence ATGCCCGCATCCACCGCAGCAACGGGCCCCCTGCGCCCGCAATCCCAGCTCGTGACGATCTTCGGCGGCTCCGGCTTCCTGGGCCGGCACGTGGTGCGGGCGCTCGCCAAACGCGGCTACCGGATCCGCGTCGCGGTGCGCCGGCCGGACCTGGCGCTGTTCCTGCAGCCGCTGGGCAAGGTCAACCAGATCGTGGCCGTCCAGGCCAACCTGCGCTACCCCGAATCGGTGGCCCGCGCGGCCGAGCGCTCGGACGTGGTGATCAACCTCGTCGGCATCCTGCAGGAGACCGGCTCGCAGAGCTTCGCACGCCTGCAGGTCGAAGGCGCGGCCGAGATCGCCCGCGCCGCAGCCCGGCAGGGTGCCCGGATGATCCACGTCTCGGCGATCGGGGCGGATCCGGCCTCGCCGTCACACTACGCCCGCACCAAGGCGGAGGGCGAGGCCCGGATCTTCGCCACCTGTCCGGACGCGGTGGTGTTCCGGCCCTCGCTGGTCTTCGGGCCGGGCGACAGCTTCTTCAACCGCTTCGCCGGGCTGGCCCGGGCGCTGCCGGTCCTGCCGCTGGCGGGCGGCCAGTCGCGCTTCCAGCCGGTCTTCGTGGGCGACGTCGCCGAGGCGATCGCCCGGGCTGTCGATGGCGCGGTGCCGGGCGGCAAGGTCTACGAGCTCGGCGGCCCCGAAGTCGCGACGCTCGAGCACCTCGTCCGCTACATGCTGAAGACGATCCAGCGGAAGCGCGCGGTGGTGGACCTGCCGCTGCCGGTGGCCAAGCTCCAGGCCCGGTTCCTGGAGGTCGCCGACACCCTGACCTTCGGCCTGCTGCCCGACAGCCTGAAGCTCACCCGCGATCAGGTGATCCTGCTCCAGAACGACAACGTCGTGTCCGAGGCCGCCAAGGCCGAGGGCCGGACCATCGAGGCGCTCGGCATCAGCCCGACCGCGGCCGAGGCGGTGGTTCCGGGTTATCTCTGGCCGTTCCGCAAGGCCGGCCAGTTCGCCACCGATCGCGACGAGGAACACCTCGCCGAGGTGCCCGACATGGTGGCCTCGACGCCCATGGCAGCCGGCTCCCAGCACAGGCCGCAGACCGCGTCCGGGCCGGCGATCGGCGCCGACGCGGGCAGTTCCCCCGGCAGCGCCCAGAGCCGCATGGGCACCCGCTGGGGCACCCGGACGATGAACTGA
- a CDS encoding GDP-mannose 4,6-dehydratase, whose amino-acid sequence MRRILVTGAAGFVGGHVLPLLTGSGARVVGIGRGEAPSLPEGVTYARIDLLDEAALGAFVARFRPTEILHLAGLASVGQSATGPGQTWRVNVNGLMNLVAAVEAVPGCTLFFVSSGEVYGGAFLAGHALSEAAEPLPRNTYARSKWVGEQLLRDLLPRIGVKLVVLRPFNHIGPGQDERFVVASFAGQIARIEAGLAAPLLEVGNLSSYRDFLDVADVAGAYADLIGRSEALADGSVFNISSGVPRTIASVLDGLRARARVPFEIRIAPERVRPNEIPLAAGDSTRLHDATGWQPRVAWDDALTRVLDDARARLGDVEG is encoded by the coding sequence GTGAGACGCATCCTCGTCACCGGCGCGGCGGGCTTCGTCGGCGGCCATGTGCTGCCGCTCCTGACCGGATCGGGCGCCCGGGTGGTCGGCATCGGCCGCGGGGAAGCGCCGAGCCTGCCGGAGGGCGTCACCTACGCGCGCATCGACCTCCTGGACGAGGCGGCCCTCGGCGCCTTCGTGGCGCGCTTCCGGCCAACCGAGATCCTCCACTTGGCCGGCCTCGCCTCGGTGGGCCAGTCCGCCACCGGGCCGGGGCAGACCTGGCGGGTGAACGTCAACGGCCTGATGAACCTCGTGGCGGCCGTCGAGGCGGTGCCGGGCTGCACGTTGTTCTTCGTCAGCTCGGGCGAGGTCTATGGCGGTGCCTTCCTGGCCGGCCACGCGCTGTCCGAGGCGGCCGAGCCCCTGCCGCGCAACACCTACGCCCGGTCGAAATGGGTCGGCGAGCAGCTGCTGCGCGACCTGCTGCCCCGGATCGGCGTGAAGCTCGTGGTGCTGCGGCCGTTCAACCATATCGGCCCGGGCCAGGACGAGCGCTTCGTCGTGGCCTCCTTCGCCGGGCAGATCGCCCGGATCGAGGCCGGCCTTGCGGCACCGCTCCTCGAGGTCGGCAACCTGTCCTCGTACCGCGATTTCCTCGACGTCGCCGACGTCGCGGGCGCCTATGCCGACCTGATCGGCCGGTCCGAAGCCCTGGCGGACGGGAGCGTGTTCAACATCAGTTCCGGCGTCCCCCGCACGATCGCCAGCGTCCTCGACGGCCTGCGCGCCCGCGCCCGGGTGCCGTTCGAGATCCGGATCGCCCCCGAGCGGGTGCGCCCGAACGAGATCCCGCTGGCGGCGGGCGATTCCACCCGCCTGCACGACGCCACCGGCTGGCAGCCGCGGGTCGCCTGGGACGACGCCCTGACCCGGGTGCTGGACGATGCCCGCGCCCGGCTGGGCGACGTCGAGGGCTGA
- a CDS encoding CaiB/BaiF CoA-transferase family protein yields METDPSQDLPLAGIRVLDLSRVLAGPWCAQVLGDLGADVIKVEHPERGDDTRDWGVATSPGNTSYFDSVNRNKRSIGVDLATPDGLAIVKALARESDVLVQNFKTGGAEKLGLGYAALSAENSGLIYCSIAGYSSDGSEAGRPGYDLVVQGESGVMALNGEAGGPPLKFGVAAVDLFTGQYAAQAVLAALFQRERTGRGKAIDLALFDCGVALTSYYGLEALARGIDPPRYGNAHPSIVPYGVFEAGDGPVVITVGNNAQYRRFCEQVLERPDLCADPRFATNLDRSKNRAAFIPILDAELAKWERAPLIARLRAAGIPCGEVMGLREALTCPRAREAGLVVEGADNAHVIAPPYRLDGRRLPVRRMPPGLGDSSAEILAERLDVSAQARDALVAKGVVR; encoded by the coding sequence ATGGAAACCGATCCATCCCAAGATCTCCCGCTCGCCGGCATCCGCGTCCTCGACCTGTCCCGGGTCCTGGCGGGGCCGTGGTGCGCGCAGGTGCTCGGCGATCTCGGCGCCGACGTGATCAAGGTCGAGCACCCGGAGCGCGGCGACGACACGCGGGACTGGGGCGTGGCGACCAGCCCCGGCAACACCTCGTATTTCGACAGCGTGAACCGCAACAAGCGCTCGATCGGCGTCGATCTCGCGACGCCCGACGGGCTGGCGATCGTCAAGGCGCTGGCCCGCGAGAGCGACGTGCTGGTCCAGAACTTCAAGACCGGCGGGGCCGAGAAGCTCGGCCTCGGCTACGCGGCGCTTTCGGCCGAGAATTCCGGGCTGATCTACTGCTCGATCGCCGGCTACAGCTCCGACGGCTCGGAGGCCGGACGGCCCGGCTACGACCTCGTGGTGCAGGGCGAATCCGGCGTGATGGCGCTGAACGGCGAGGCCGGCGGGCCGCCCCTGAAGTTCGGGGTCGCGGCGGTGGACCTGTTCACCGGGCAATACGCGGCCCAGGCCGTGCTGGCGGCCCTGTTCCAGCGCGAGCGCACCGGGCGCGGCAAGGCGATCGACCTCGCCCTGTTCGATTGCGGCGTGGCGCTGACCTCCTATTACGGCCTGGAGGCGCTGGCCCGGGGCATCGATCCGCCGCGCTACGGCAACGCCCATCCGTCGATCGTGCCCTACGGGGTGTTCGAGGCGGGAGACGGGCCGGTGGTGATCACGGTCGGCAACAACGCCCAGTACCGCCGGTTCTGCGAGCAGGTGCTGGAGCGGCCGGACCTGTGCGCCGACCCGCGCTTTGCAACCAACCTCGACCGCTCGAAGAACCGCGCCGCCTTCATCCCGATCCTGGATGCCGAACTCGCCAAGTGGGAGCGCGCGCCGCTGATCGCGCGCCTGCGCGCGGCCGGCATCCCCTGCGGCGAGGTGATGGGCCTGCGCGAGGCGCTGACCTGTCCGCGCGCCCGGGAGGCCGGTCTGGTGGTCGAGGGCGCCGACAACGCCCACGTCATCGCCCCGCCCTACCGGCTCGACGGGCGCCGGCTGCCGGTGCGCCGCATGCCGCCGGGCCTCGGGGATTCGAGCGCCGAGATCCTGGCCGAGCGGCTGGATGTGTCGGCGCAGGCGCGGGACGCGCTGGTGGCGAAGGGCGTGGTCCGGTAG
- a CDS encoding IclR family transcriptional regulator, with amino-acid sequence MNAVGEALLGDPEATPGDGANERGAKEDRHFVTALGRGLAVLACFGPGRTSLANHDLAAACGLPRSTVSRLTYTLTKLGYLHHTAETGRYRLGHATIALSSAALGGLDVRGIARPVLRAVAEAANASVGLGVRDRLSMRYVDCQRGPAAISLNLDTGSRISLARSAMGRAYVAVCPERERESIYEDLKALDPVAWPALRAGLDRAVAEHRELGCCTSFGEWQETVCAIAVGFHPGGGLPAMSVNCGAPTIITDARFLMDVVRPKLVAAVRSLDGVMGA; translated from the coding sequence ATGAACGCCGTGGGTGAGGCCCTGCTGGGTGATCCCGAGGCGACGCCGGGCGACGGCGCCAACGAGCGTGGCGCCAAGGAGGATCGCCACTTCGTCACGGCGCTCGGCCGTGGCCTCGCGGTGCTCGCCTGCTTCGGGCCCGGCCGGACCAGCCTGGCCAACCACGACCTCGCGGCGGCCTGCGGCCTGCCGCGCTCGACCGTGTCGCGCCTCACCTACACGCTGACCAAGCTCGGCTACCTGCACCACACCGCCGAGACCGGCCGCTACCGACTGGGCCACGCGACCATCGCGCTGAGTTCGGCGGCCCTCGGCGGGCTCGACGTGCGCGGCATCGCCCGACCGGTGCTGCGGGCGGTCGCCGAGGCCGCCAACGCCTCGGTGGGGCTCGGAGTGCGCGACCGGTTGAGCATGCGCTACGTCGATTGCCAGCGCGGTCCGGCCGCGATCTCGCTGAACCTCGACACCGGCTCGCGGATCTCGCTCGCGCGCAGCGCCATGGGTCGCGCCTACGTGGCGGTCTGCCCGGAGCGCGAGCGCGAGAGCATCTACGAGGACCTGAAGGCCCTCGACCCGGTGGCCTGGCCCGCCCTGCGGGCCGGCCTCGACCGGGCCGTGGCCGAGCACCGCGAGCTCGGTTGCTGCACCTCGTTCGGCGAGTGGCAGGAGACGGTCTGCGCGATCGCGGTGGGATTTCATCCCGGCGGCGGCCTGCCGGCCATGTCGGTCAATTGCGGCGCCCCGACGATCATCACCGACGCCCGGTTCCTGATGGACGTGGTGCGGCCGAAGCTCGTCGCAGCCGTGCGCAGCCTCGACGGCGTGATGGGAGCATGA
- a CDS encoding enoyl-CoA hydratase-related protein: protein MSLRVADPEPGIRLVTIDRPERRNALDRATYAGLAAAFAAAGADETVRAVVLTGAGGCFTAGNDLRDFQDVETDGDSPGLTFLKALRGCPKPVVAAVEGHAVGIGTTLLLHCDLAYAGDGARFRLPFTALGLSPEGGSSYLLPLIAGIKRAAELLMLGEPFGAAEAAAAGLINAAVPQGAALDTALARVRALAALPPVSIAATKRALRRGHDDVVARTLAEEAQVFHGLRRGPDAQAAFAAFLRR, encoded by the coding sequence GTGAGCCTCCGCGTCGCCGATCCCGAGCCCGGGATCCGGCTGGTCACCATCGACCGGCCGGAGCGCCGCAACGCCCTCGACCGGGCGACCTATGCGGGCCTCGCCGCCGCCTTCGCCGCGGCCGGCGCCGACGAGACCGTGCGCGCCGTGGTGCTCACCGGGGCGGGCGGCTGCTTCACGGCCGGCAACGACCTCAGGGACTTCCAGGATGTCGAGACCGACGGCGACAGCCCGGGCCTGACCTTCCTGAAGGCCCTGCGCGGCTGCCCGAAGCCCGTCGTCGCGGCGGTGGAGGGGCACGCGGTCGGCATCGGCACGACGCTGCTGCTGCATTGCGACCTCGCCTATGCCGGGGACGGCGCCCGCTTCCGCCTGCCGTTCACGGCGCTCGGGCTGAGCCCGGAAGGCGGTTCGAGCTACCTCCTCCCGCTCATCGCCGGCATCAAGCGGGCGGCCGAGCTGCTGATGCTCGGCGAGCCCTTCGGCGCCGCGGAGGCGGCGGCGGCCGGCCTGATCAACGCCGCCGTCCCGCAGGGCGCCGCCCTGGACACCGCCCTCGCCCGAGTCCGTGCCCTGGCCGCCCTGCCCCCGGTCTCGATCGCCGCGACCAAGCGCGCCCTGCGCCGGGGCCACGATGACGTGGTCGCCCGCACGCTCGCCGAGGAGGCGCAGGTGTTTCACGGGCTCCGCCGCGGCCCGGACGCGCAGGCGGCCTTCGCGGCGTTCCTGCGCCGATGA
- a CDS encoding nitronate monooxygenase family protein has translation MSDGSEQGPASRLPETLRGRLALPVICAPMFIVSGPELVIAQCLAGVVGAFPALNARPAALLDEWLSTITRTLAEARAKDPARKIAPFAVNQIVHASNDRLAHDVEACVRHRVPIIITSLRAPDAVIRPVHGYGGVVFHDVTTVRHAEKALEAGVDGLILVCAGAGGHAGTLSPFALVGEIRRFYDGPLILSGAITTGSAILAAQAMGADLAYMGTRFIATREANAASGYKDMIAGSAAADVLYTPYFTGVPGNYLTPSIRAAGLDPEALPVRDKTAMDFGSAGVKAWRDVWGAGQGVGTIADAPATADLVARLVREYAAARAGLGGVAAAYAGEAVP, from the coding sequence ATGAGCGACGGATCCGAACAGGGGCCGGCTAGCCGCCTGCCCGAGACCCTGCGCGGTCGCCTCGCCCTGCCGGTGATCTGCGCCCCGATGTTCATCGTGTCGGGGCCGGAACTCGTGATCGCGCAATGCCTGGCCGGGGTGGTCGGCGCGTTCCCGGCGCTCAACGCCCGGCCCGCCGCACTCCTCGACGAATGGCTTTCGACGATCACGCGGACCCTGGCTGAAGCGCGCGCGAAGGATCCCGCCCGCAAGATCGCGCCCTTCGCGGTCAACCAGATCGTCCACGCGTCGAACGACCGGCTGGCGCACGACGTCGAGGCCTGCGTCCGGCACCGGGTGCCGATCATCATCACGTCGCTGCGGGCGCCGGACGCGGTGATCCGCCCGGTCCACGGCTATGGCGGCGTGGTGTTCCACGACGTCACCACGGTCCGCCATGCCGAGAAGGCCCTGGAAGCCGGGGTCGACGGGCTGATCCTCGTCTGCGCCGGCGCGGGGGGCCATGCCGGCACGCTGAGCCCCTTCGCCCTCGTCGGCGAGATCCGGCGCTTCTACGACGGGCCGCTGATCCTGTCGGGGGCGATCACCACCGGCTCGGCGATCCTGGCCGCCCAGGCCATGGGCGCCGACCTCGCCTACATGGGCACCCGGTTCATCGCCACCCGGGAGGCGAACGCCGCGTCCGGCTACAAGGACATGATCGCCGGCAGTGCCGCCGCCGACGTCCTGTACACCCCCTACTTCACGGGCGTGCCGGGCAATTACCTGACGCCGAGCATCCGCGCCGCCGGGCTCGATCCCGAGGCCTTGCCGGTGCGCGACAAGACCGCGATGGATTTCGGCAGCGCCGGCGTGAAGGCCTGGCGGGACGTCTGGGGCGCCGGCCAGGGGGTCGGCACCATCGCGGACGCGCCGGCCACCGCCGACCTGGTGGCCCGGCTCGTTCGGGAATACGCCGCCGCCCGGGCCGGGCTCGGGGGCGTCGCCGCGGCCTATGCCGGCGAGGCCGTCCCGTGA